In a genomic window of Kluyveromyces marxianus DMKU3-1042 DNA, complete genome, chromosome 7:
- the SNP1 gene encoding U1 snRNP complex subunit SNP1 produces MKQQTKQYNRHDGFHTLTKLPPTVTKLFTQGPPLKPSKLKLKKAEERKYILTGVAELLPEVSNYEKLDCKISENKYLDVYEDAINESQREQEALRAKLQDWHPESDPNISSDPYRTLFVGRLDYSVDEVALQKSFVKYGEIESCRVVRDKEGKSRGYGFVQFVNYEDSKQCFRDLGVRRGIEIMGRTSIVDIERGRTVKYFKPRRLGGGLGGRGYQKKQLMNKLSTPASSGAPLGMTRRVPRRHDTYEGRGSLPPQSRYPASGAPLTTPPVPPYQKPASSSYRSRRDRSRHQPSNSSDDALMY; encoded by the coding sequence ATGAAGCAGCAGACTAAGCAATATAACAGGCATGATGGATTCCACACTTTAACGAAACTTCCGCCAACAGTAACGAAGCTATTTACACAGGGACCACCTTTGAAGCCTTCGAAACTGAAGCTCAAAAAAGCcgaagaaagaaaatatatccTGACAGGTGTCGCAGAACTGCTGCCCGAAGTGTCGAACTATGAAAAGCTCGATTGCAAGATATCtgaaaacaaatatttaGATGTATATGAAGATGCGATAAACGAATCGCAACGGGAGCAAGAGGCATTGAGGGCGAAACTTCAAGACTGGCACCCAGAATctgatccaaatatttctAGTGACCCATATCGCACATTATTTGTTGGAAGATTAGACTACTCTGTAGATGAGGTAGCATTGCAGAAGAGTTTTGTCAAATACGGCGAGATAGAATCCTGCAGAGTGGTACGAGACAAAGAGGGCAAGAGCAGGGGATATGGATTTGTACAGTTTGTTAACTACGAGGACTCAAAGCAATGCTTTAGAGACCTGGGTGTGAGACGAGGCATTGAAATAATGGGACGGACTTCAATTGTAGACATTGAAAGAGGCAGAACAGTTAAGTACTTCAAGCCAAGGCGATTAGGAGGCGGCCTGGGAGGTAGAGGatatcaaaagaagcaaCTGATGAACAAACTAAGTACCCCAGCATCATCTGGCGCTCCACTCGGTATGACCAGAAGAGTACCCAGAAGACACGATACATACGAAGGAAGAGGTTCTCTTCCACCCCAGTCGAGATATCCTGCATCTGGCGCACCCTTAACAACCCCACCTGTACCGCCGTACCAAAAACCTGCAAGTTCGAGCTacagatcaagaagagaCAGGTCTCGTCATCAGCCATCTAACAGCTCCGATGATGCTCTTATGTACTAG